The Sinomicrobium kalidii genome contains a region encoding:
- a CDS encoding thioredoxin family protein codes for MSKFGELIDISIPVLLDFYTDWNEASTAMHPVLRDVAAALGDKAKVIKIDVDKNQELANALRVKGLPTLMIYKEGEMVWRQSGELDANTLIGLLQEYVQ; via the coding sequence ATGTCAAAATTCGGTGAATTAATAGATATCAGTATTCCGGTACTGCTGGATTTTTATACTGACTGGAACGAGGCATCGACGGCAATGCACCCCGTACTCAGGGACGTAGCTGCAGCGCTGGGCGATAAGGCGAAAGTGATAAAAATTGATGTGGACAAAAACCAGGAGTTGGCCAACGCCCTTCGGGTTAAGGGATTGCCTACACTGATGATCTATAAAGAAGGAGAAATGGTGTGGCGGCAGAGTGGCGAACTGGATGCCAATACGCTGATTGGTCTGCTACAGGAATATGTGCAATAA
- a CDS encoding SusC/RagA family TonB-linked outer membrane protein has product MKRILVMSLCFLFMSVLVYGQEGTVTGTVVSKKDQTPLPGVNILVVGEPVGTSTDFDGNYTIEVSEGQQLQFSYLGFVAHTVTVGSESVIDVQLEEDASQLDEVVVTALGISREKKALGYAVTELKSEEINTIKDHNVANSLVGKVAGVVVNQSGGVGSGSRITIRGNNSITGNNQALIVVDGIPIDATGADSGGDVYSSTVTGGGITDINPEDVESVSILKGPNAAALYGSRAGNGVILITTKKGSKGQGLGISVNSNVTLENVMFLPDYQNIYGQGTNGVPYPNLSDMGGASWGSELDGSQQLYYTGEERAYNAQPDNVKDFFETGLKSINSLSIEKGGDAYSVRFSYTNNNTTSVIPDSKLNSHSFNLRGLVDLTDKLSFDGKATYFTQELNNRVSLGSEGVLAYVYYMPRNIRVKGLKNYQMENPSVYDPQNGLSDYDVISYAGQGKSTGNPYWMLNKDTNDERRSRFLGFAKLNYQFNDWLSAFIRIGSDVTNIRTDLINQVGHHFNRYGSLAFGTSKNTELNADFLFSVNKDLSEKLNLSANVGGNLSKRTNENMSVSGRQFKIPTRALLANTSVQTSTHTPLSVKKVNSLYGAFSFAYDDFVYLDLTARNDWSSTLPKDNRSFFYPSASFSVLADRFLDPEKNTFDLFKLRAGWAEVGNDTDPYQLRQTFSISQQGYLGLTVLDPPNVKANANLKPESVKSLEFGVEARMFGNRLYADFSVYRIVTNDLIFDVPVNPATGYNFFRENVGETENKGVELLIGGVPVRNEDFSWDIAFNFSRNKNRLNKLIDGLDSYVFNTSNSGNVSLRAQVDGAIGDIYGTTWKTDENGNLLVNAEGRPVQSTEQEHLGNSQPDWIGGLTNTFSYKNFSFRFLVDARIGGEIYSATSAALDGNGVSERSLLYRDGGVVVDAINEGTGEQNAENITAQEYWSNYSGIAAPYIYDQTNVRLREFSLNYNVPKSFVQKLGLNSASLGLIGRNLFFFYKKAKDIDPDATLGTGLTGQGISLNNVPTVRSLGVNVNLKF; this is encoded by the coding sequence ATGAAGAGAATTTTAGTAATGAGCCTGTGTTTCCTGTTCATGTCGGTACTCGTATATGGTCAGGAAGGGACGGTTACCGGAACGGTGGTTTCCAAAAAGGATCAGACACCGTTGCCGGGAGTAAACATTCTGGTGGTCGGGGAACCTGTAGGGACCTCAACCGACTTTGACGGAAATTATACGATAGAGGTCTCTGAGGGACAGCAACTGCAGTTTTCCTATCTGGGATTTGTTGCGCATACTGTTACTGTGGGAAGCGAATCGGTCATTGATGTGCAATTGGAAGAAGACGCTTCCCAACTGGATGAGGTCGTGGTAACGGCGCTGGGTATTTCCAGGGAAAAGAAAGCCCTGGGATATGCGGTTACCGAGTTGAAATCTGAAGAGATCAACACGATAAAAGACCATAACGTGGCCAATTCACTTGTGGGTAAAGTGGCCGGGGTAGTTGTAAACCAGTCCGGCGGAGTCGGTTCGGGGTCTCGGATCACTATCCGGGGGAACAATAGTATCACCGGAAATAATCAGGCTCTTATTGTTGTAGATGGTATTCCCATTGATGCTACCGGAGCCGATTCCGGAGGAGATGTATACAGCAGTACGGTTACCGGAGGAGGGATAACCGACATAAATCCCGAAGATGTGGAATCAGTTTCCATACTCAAAGGTCCCAATGCTGCCGCGCTCTACGGGTCCAGGGCAGGTAACGGGGTAATATTAATTACGACCAAAAAAGGTAGTAAAGGACAGGGGCTGGGTATCTCCGTCAATTCTAATGTTACCCTGGAAAATGTAATGTTCCTCCCCGATTACCAGAATATTTACGGGCAGGGGACAAACGGGGTTCCGTATCCGAACCTTAGCGATATGGGCGGCGCCTCATGGGGAAGTGAACTGGACGGTTCACAGCAGTTGTATTATACCGGGGAGGAAAGAGCGTATAATGCCCAACCGGATAATGTGAAGGACTTTTTTGAAACCGGGCTAAAGAGTATAAATTCCCTTTCCATAGAAAAGGGAGGTGATGCATATAGTGTAAGATTTTCCTATACCAATAACAACACTACTTCCGTAATTCCGGATTCCAAATTGAACAGTCATAGTTTTAATCTCCGGGGATTGGTAGACCTCACTGACAAGCTGAGCTTTGACGGTAAGGCCACATATTTTACCCAGGAACTGAACAACCGTGTATCTCTGGGTTCCGAAGGAGTCCTGGCATACGTGTATTACATGCCGAGAAATATCAGGGTAAAGGGGCTGAAAAACTACCAGATGGAGAACCCTTCCGTATATGATCCCCAGAACGGTCTGAGCGATTATGACGTTATTAGTTATGCAGGACAGGGAAAGAGTACCGGAAATCCGTATTGGATGTTGAATAAGGATACCAACGATGAAAGAAGGTCGAGATTTCTGGGATTTGCAAAACTGAATTATCAGTTTAACGACTGGTTATCGGCGTTTATCCGTATTGGTAGCGATGTTACCAATATAAGGACAGATCTGATAAACCAGGTAGGGCATCATTTCAACAGGTATGGTTCGCTGGCATTCGGAACATCCAAAAATACCGAATTAAATGCGGACTTTTTGTTTTCTGTCAATAAGGACCTGAGTGAAAAGCTGAACCTTTCGGCCAATGTAGGGGGGAACCTTTCCAAACGGACAAACGAAAATATGTCGGTTTCCGGACGACAGTTTAAAATACCTACCCGGGCATTGCTGGCCAACACTTCTGTACAGACCAGTACACATACTCCCTTATCGGTTAAAAAGGTGAATTCACTGTACGGAGCATTTAGTTTCGCTTATGACGACTTTGTGTATCTGGACCTGACCGCAAGAAACGACTGGTCTTCCACATTACCCAAAGACAACAGGTCCTTTTTTTATCCTTCGGCCAGTTTCTCCGTGTTGGCAGACCGGTTTCTGGATCCTGAAAAAAACACTTTCGATCTCTTTAAGCTGAGAGCAGGATGGGCAGAGGTAGGAAATGATACGGATCCGTATCAACTCAGGCAGACATTTAGCATCAGTCAGCAGGGATATCTGGGACTTACCGTTCTGGATCCTCCGAATGTCAAGGCTAACGCCAACCTGAAACCGGAAAGTGTAAAATCACTTGAATTCGGGGTAGAAGCCAGAATGTTCGGGAACCGTCTCTATGCCGATTTCTCTGTATATAGAATTGTGACCAACGATCTTATTTTTGACGTACCGGTAAATCCGGCAACAGGCTATAATTTTTTCAGGGAAAATGTAGGGGAAACAGAAAACAAAGGGGTAGAATTGCTCATTGGAGGTGTCCCTGTTCGGAATGAGGACTTTAGCTGGGATATAGCCTTTAATTTCTCCAGGAATAAGAACAGGCTGAACAAATTGATAGACGGCCTGGATTCCTACGTGTTTAATACGAGTAATAGCGGAAACGTATCGCTCCGGGCACAGGTGGACGGAGCTATAGGAGACATCTACGGAACTACATGGAAAACCGATGAGAACGGGAACCTGCTGGTAAATGCCGAAGGAAGGCCTGTGCAGTCCACCGAACAAGAACATCTCGGGAACTCCCAGCCGGACTGGATAGGAGGATTGACCAATACATTTTCATACAAAAACTTTTCGTTCCGGTTTCTGGTAGACGCCAGGATAGGCGGCGAGATTTATTCGGCTACTTCGGCTGCCCTCGACGGTAACGGGGTTTCGGAAAGAAGTTTACTGTACCGCGATGGAGGTGTAGTGGTTGATGCTATCAATGAAGGAACAGGAGAGCAGAATGCCGAAAATATTACAGCCCAGGAATACTGGAGTAATTATTCGGGTATCGCAGCACCTTATATATACGACCAGACCAATGTCCGGCTCAGGGAATTTTCGCTGAACTACAATGTTCCGAAAAGTTTTGTACAGAAACTGGGGTTAAATTCAGCTTCATTGGGATTGATTGGCAGAAACCTGTTTTTCTTCTATAAGAAGGCCAAAGATATAGACCCGGATGCCACATTGGGAACCGGGCTTACCGGACAGGGTATTTCACTGAATAATGTACCTACGGTACGGAGTCTTGGCGTAAATGTAAATCTTAAATTTTAA
- a CDS encoding sensor histidine kinase, translating to MKNTSGPIAYNYTIPVKYHFIFWILYYIFNTIRWGSYFNDYTYSAKSNLVSFFVSILFCYWHIYVLIPKYIARKKIIAYIAWILLSSVFFYFLKTGMMYWFIDKTIWPEAPEGQTAPSLNHFITVVLGELYVVAFVSAIKLTIDWISVKNQRDELQKLQLQTEIKYLRAQIQPHFFFNTLNSLYALTLQKSDNAPRVVVKLSEIMQYVLYEVQERNIHLTREIRYINSYVNLEELRRGNIGLSLNIIGNIEEVKTPPLLFLPFIENCFKHGGNADKEMHIDITFKSLPGDNSLHFLIKNTINPEDDSIKPRGGIGIKNVKRRLFLLYQNNFALQTGIKKHCFVAYMKIPVQGS from the coding sequence ATGAAAAACACTTCCGGCCCGATCGCATACAACTATACCATCCCGGTAAAATATCATTTTATCTTCTGGATACTCTATTACATTTTCAATACCATCCGTTGGGGGAGTTATTTTAACGACTATACGTATTCGGCAAAATCCAACCTGGTCAGTTTTTTCGTCAGCATCCTGTTTTGTTACTGGCATATCTATGTCCTTATCCCGAAATACATTGCCCGGAAGAAAATCATAGCTTACATTGCCTGGATACTGCTTTCTTCCGTTTTCTTTTATTTTCTCAAAACAGGGATGATGTATTGGTTTATTGACAAAACCATCTGGCCGGAAGCTCCCGAAGGGCAGACGGCCCCGAGCCTCAATCACTTTATAACCGTTGTGTTGGGCGAACTTTATGTGGTAGCATTTGTTTCTGCCATAAAACTGACCATAGACTGGATATCGGTAAAGAATCAGCGGGACGAACTACAGAAACTGCAACTGCAGACCGAAATAAAATACCTGCGTGCCCAGATACAGCCGCACTTTTTCTTTAACACGCTGAACAGCCTCTACGCACTTACCTTGCAAAAGTCTGACAATGCACCACGGGTAGTAGTAAAACTTTCGGAAATTATGCAGTATGTGCTTTATGAAGTACAGGAACGGAACATTCACCTCACCCGGGAAATCCGGTATATCAACAGCTATGTGAACCTGGAAGAACTGCGGCGCGGAAATATCGGACTTAGCCTGAATATCATCGGGAACATTGAAGAAGTAAAAACCCCGCCACTGTTATTTTTACCGTTTATTGAAAACTGTTTTAAGCACGGCGGCAATGCAGACAAAGAAATGCATATAGACATCACCTTTAAATCACTTCCGGGTGACAACAGCCTTCATTTCCTCATTAAAAACACCATAAACCCGGAAGACGACTCCATAAAACCCAGGGGTGGCATAGGGATCAAGAATGTAAAACGCCGTTTGTTCCTTTTGTATCAAAACAATTTTGCGTTGCAAACCGGGATCAAGAAACATTGTTTTGTAGCTTATATGAAAATCCCCGTACAGGGAAGTTAG
- a CDS encoding metallophosphoesterase: MWNWVLFVFLYILLGFYAFQAVRVLTKSPFVLYAYLLFSLVIVANFIYHFAILGAERGISGAASYALAYLFILILFQLIVVVFLFGEDLVRLGIGAFHKLSGSAEKSGMPSRRKFLSVVALGVAAIPFTSLLYGMFRGKYDFRVLKYTLEFDDLPDAFDGYKITQISDIHSGSFDNREKVDYAIDLINRQEGDVLLFTGDMVNNKADEMLPWMESFSRLKARDGKYSILGNHDYGDYADWNSEEDKAANLEYLKELQRQLGFDLLLNESRFLERKKDKIALIGVENWGAGGFKKAGDLEKAIRNVDEDAFKILMSHDPSHWEKEVIKHPYHYHLTLSGHTHGMQFGVEIPGLVKWSPIKWRYKYWAGIYREMGQYINVNRGLGFIGYPGRVGIWPEISVIELKKAGKSA; encoded by the coding sequence ATGTGGAATTGGGTTCTCTTTGTTTTTTTGTATATCCTTTTGGGATTTTATGCATTTCAGGCGGTCCGGGTACTTACCAAGAGCCCTTTTGTGTTGTATGCCTATCTGCTTTTTTCGCTCGTAATAGTAGCTAATTTTATATATCATTTCGCCATTTTGGGGGCAGAAAGGGGAATCAGTGGTGCTGCGAGTTATGCCCTGGCATACCTGTTTATCCTTATCCTTTTTCAGCTTATCGTGGTTGTTTTCCTGTTCGGGGAGGACCTGGTGCGTCTCGGTATTGGCGCGTTTCATAAATTAAGTGGCTCCGCGGAAAAATCCGGAATGCCTTCAAGGCGAAAATTTTTAAGTGTCGTTGCCCTGGGGGTGGCGGCCATACCCTTTACCAGTCTTCTGTACGGGATGTTCAGGGGCAAATACGATTTCCGGGTGCTGAAATACACCCTGGAATTCGACGACCTTCCCGATGCTTTCGACGGGTATAAGATCACACAGATATCAGACATTCATAGCGGTAGTTTTGACAACAGGGAAAAGGTGGACTATGCCATAGACCTGATAAACCGGCAGGAAGGAGATGTGCTTCTTTTTACCGGGGATATGGTTAACAATAAAGCAGATGAGATGCTGCCCTGGATGGAGAGCTTTTCCAGGTTAAAGGCCCGTGACGGCAAGTATTCCATATTGGGTAACCATGACTACGGGGATTATGCAGACTGGAACAGTGAAGAAGACAAGGCTGCAAACCTGGAATATTTAAAAGAGTTGCAACGGCAACTCGGTTTTGACCTGTTGCTGAACGAAAGCAGGTTCCTGGAAAGGAAAAAAGATAAGATAGCCCTGATCGGTGTGGAAAACTGGGGCGCAGGTGGTTTTAAAAAGGCAGGTGACCTGGAGAAGGCCATACGGAATGTAGATGAGGATGCCTTTAAAATACTGATGAGCCACGATCCCTCACATTGGGAGAAGGAAGTGATAAAACACCCGTACCACTACCACCTTACACTGAGCGGGCATACTCACGGTATGCAATTTGGTGTGGAAATCCCCGGTCTGGTAAAATGGAGCCCTATCAAATGGCGCTATAAATACTGGGCGGGTATTTACAGGGAAATGGGGCAGTATATCAACGTGAACCGGGGATTGGGCTTTATAGGTTATCCCGGAAGAGTGGGGATATGGCCTGAAATTTCTGTGATAGAACTAAAAAAGGCCGGAAAATCTGCATAA
- a CDS encoding prolyl oligopeptidase family serine peptidase has protein sequence MKKRIILIIVMPLIWCSCEKTAKKDMAVTYPETRKTDTTDTYFNTEVKDPYRWLEDDRSPETAAWVKAENKVTFDYLEQLPFRQQLKERLEYLWNYEKVSSPFKEGDYTYYFKNDGLQDQSVLYRKNAEGTEEVFLDPNTFSEDGTVSLGGLNFSKDGDLLAYSISEGGSDWRKVIVMNAASREIIEDTLRDIKFSGVSWKGREGVYYSSYDKPEGSELSAKTDQHKLYYHKLGTPQSEDILIYGGKPEEKHRYIRAKVTEDERYLAISAANSTSGNKLFLKDLQSPGAELVPIIDHEKNDSYLLDNKGTTLYIVTNLDAPNQKVVTTDAADPVPENWKDLIPETENVLSISKGGGYLFAEYMVDAISKVYQYDYEGRKIREIELPGIGTAGGFGGKEDQKTLYYSFTNYNTPGNIYTYDAGSGKSELYWKPEIDFNPDNYTSEQVFYTSKDGTRIPMIITYKKGTELNGKNPAMLYGYGGFNISLQPYFSTTNAIWLEQGGIYAVPNIRGGGEYGKKWHVAGTKMQKQNVFDDFIAAAEYLIDNKYTSPEYLAIRGGSNGGLLVGATMTQRPDLMKVALPAVGVLDMLRYHKFTAGAGWAYDYGTSEDSEAMFKYLLGYSPLHNIKEGTEYPATLITTADHDDRVVPAHSFKFAATLQEKQTGTNPVLIRIETNAGHGAGTPISKTIEQTADIFGFTLYQMGYKELPDPEVIKKEMSE, from the coding sequence ATGAAAAAACGAATCATCCTCATCATTGTAATGCCGCTTATATGGTGTTCCTGTGAAAAAACAGCAAAAAAAGACATGGCCGTAACATATCCCGAAACCAGAAAAACAGACACTACCGATACATATTTCAATACCGAAGTAAAAGACCCTTATCGCTGGCTGGAGGACGACAGGTCTCCCGAAACGGCAGCATGGGTTAAAGCGGAGAACAAGGTTACTTTTGATTACCTGGAACAGCTACCTTTCCGGCAACAGCTCAAGGAGCGACTGGAATACCTCTGGAACTACGAAAAGGTGTCTTCCCCTTTTAAAGAGGGCGATTACACCTACTATTTTAAAAACGACGGATTGCAAGATCAGTCGGTACTGTACCGGAAAAATGCAGAGGGGACCGAGGAAGTTTTCCTTGATCCGAATACTTTTTCGGAAGACGGCACCGTTTCGCTGGGCGGACTGAATTTTTCCAAAGACGGTGATTTGCTTGCGTATTCCATATCCGAAGGCGGCAGTGACTGGCGAAAAGTCATTGTTATGAATGCTGCTTCCAGAGAAATCATAGAAGATACGCTGAGGGATATTAAATTCAGCGGGGTTTCGTGGAAAGGCAGGGAAGGGGTCTACTATTCCAGCTATGACAAACCCGAAGGCAGTGAGCTCTCTGCCAAAACCGACCAACACAAATTGTATTACCACAAACTCGGAACCCCGCAAAGTGAAGATATCCTGATCTATGGCGGAAAACCGGAAGAAAAACACCGCTATATAAGGGCAAAAGTAACGGAAGACGAACGCTATCTGGCGATCAGCGCTGCAAATTCGACTTCCGGAAACAAACTGTTTCTAAAAGATTTGCAATCACCCGGTGCGGAACTGGTCCCCATTATAGATCACGAAAAGAACGATTCTTATCTGCTCGACAACAAAGGAACAACCCTTTACATTGTCACCAACCTGGATGCTCCCAATCAAAAAGTGGTTACCACGGATGCCGCCGATCCCGTACCGGAGAACTGGAAAGACCTCATTCCGGAAACCGAAAATGTCCTCAGTATTTCCAAAGGCGGGGGATACCTCTTTGCCGAATATATGGTCGATGCCATATCCAAAGTTTACCAATACGACTATGAAGGTCGTAAAATACGGGAAATAGAGCTCCCCGGAATAGGGACGGCCGGAGGATTTGGCGGCAAAGAAGACCAAAAAACCCTGTATTACTCCTTTACCAACTACAATACACCGGGCAATATTTATACTTATGATGCCGGCAGCGGCAAGTCTGAATTGTACTGGAAGCCCGAAATAGATTTCAATCCGGACAACTACACCTCGGAACAGGTATTCTACACTTCCAAAGACGGCACCCGTATCCCCATGATCATCACTTACAAAAAAGGGACCGAACTCAACGGAAAGAACCCTGCCATGCTGTATGGTTACGGTGGTTTCAACATCAGCCTGCAGCCCTATTTCAGTACCACCAATGCCATCTGGCTGGAACAGGGCGGCATCTATGCCGTACCCAACATCCGCGGAGGCGGGGAATACGGTAAAAAATGGCATGTTGCCGGGACTAAAATGCAAAAACAAAACGTATTTGACGATTTTATAGCTGCCGCGGAATACCTGATAGATAACAAATATACTTCTCCGGAATACCTGGCCATACGGGGAGGGTCTAACGGCGGACTGCTCGTAGGAGCCACCATGACCCAGCGGCCCGACCTGATGAAGGTAGCCTTACCGGCCGTGGGCGTACTGGATATGCTTCGCTATCACAAATTTACCGCAGGGGCGGGATGGGCTTATGACTACGGCACCTCGGAAGACAGTGAAGCGATGTTCAAATATCTCCTGGGCTATTCTCCGCTGCACAACATTAAGGAAGGCACGGAATATCCCGCAACACTGATAACAACAGCCGACCACGATGACCGCGTAGTGCCTGCACACAGTTTTAAGTTTGCCGCAACACTACAGGAAAAACAAACGGGCACCAACCCGGTACTGATACGGATAGAAACCAATGCAGGTCACGGGGCGGGCACCCCGATAAGCAAGACTATCGAACAGACGGCAGACATTTTCGGGTTTACACTCTATCAAATGGGATATAAAGAACTGCCGGATCCGGAAGTTATAAAGAAAGAAATGTCGGAATAA
- a CDS encoding copper homeostasis protein CutC produces MLIEICANSFLSARNAQLAGADRIELCAELGVGGITPSHGLIKKITEELDIPVNVLIRPRSGNFCYDDAEFDIMKRDIAFCKEAGCAGIVSGILTSDNEPDEERTRELVELTRPLTFTFHRAFDWVTDPLQTADLLKTLEVDRILTSGQKTVAALGMDLLVALREKCEGKPVIMPGGGINENNIADFVRNGFGEVHFSATVFRQVLHNTPEISMNSPKFLDETAIPFSDIDKIRRISDRLKQETES; encoded by the coding sequence ATGCTGATAGAAATCTGTGCCAATTCATTTTTATCTGCCCGAAATGCACAACTCGCCGGGGCAGACCGTATAGAACTTTGTGCCGAACTGGGCGTGGGGGGAATTACACCGTCTCACGGACTGATAAAAAAGATAACGGAAGAGCTCGATATCCCGGTCAATGTGCTTATCCGGCCCAGAAGCGGCAATTTTTGCTATGATGATGCGGAGTTTGACATTATGAAAAGGGATATAGCATTTTGTAAAGAAGCAGGCTGTGCCGGCATTGTCTCCGGGATACTGACTTCGGATAATGAGCCGGATGAAGAACGAACAAGGGAACTTGTGGAATTGACACGACCACTTACTTTTACATTTCACCGGGCTTTTGACTGGGTCACTGATCCTCTGCAAACCGCTGATTTATTGAAAACACTGGAAGTGGACCGGATTTTGACTTCAGGCCAAAAAACTGTTGCTGCCCTCGGGATGGATCTGCTTGTGGCCTTGCGGGAAAAGTGTGAGGGCAAACCCGTGATTATGCCGGGAGGAGGGATCAATGAAAATAATATCGCAGATTTTGTGCGGAACGGATTCGGGGAAGTCCATTTTTCGGCCACTGTTTTTCGTCAGGTGCTTCACAATACCCCGGAAATTTCCATGAACAGTCCCAAATTTCTGGACGAAACGGCAATACCATTTTCCGATATAGATAAAATCAGGCGTATATCAGACAGATTAAAACAGGAAACAGAAAGCTAA
- a CDS encoding SusD/RagB family nutrient-binding outer membrane lipoprotein yields MKKIINSLYLSVLVLLISAGCSDFEEINERPDEFPSEEVSAKFFLTGLQIGLYAPDRFPYWRAQLIHADRFAGHFTFGFNGCWWNDGLAYTYDIGYTDAAYDWIANYIVKLSAFINFVQEGGELENDKFYAIALIMKGLYYQMFTDTFGMVSYSEALNPDIITPGYDSQADIYEGVIAELEEAMTIIGEASATGEGVELLTNNDLFFNGDLQKWKKLANSLKLRMALRAQGASGASFAETAVDEAMQQGLLIAEADNVLMEKDTEIDQFQNAVYGDVWHNFGVGSNWTVGKTLIDYLRNNNDPRLFKYARPIDGGEVVFAKPAGGQGEALFDKHVDFIVEQLDNAGVPYSRTDGADEVTVTVEEGEYYVGQPTRLNADIYTHVKEALFSRPADIIINPKNQGLPIFPEVVFTAAEGNFLQAEAIVKGLAAGDAQSLYQEGIRQAMLMWGVSEGDIDTFLATEDMALLNGTPEENLEKIAIQRWIAAYTDGFEAWAIVRDTGYPSELYQGVSDYDIFSAGTLNGAYPQRMRYGTNAYNTNGENTREANQVQGPDEQTTKLWWAR; encoded by the coding sequence ATGAAAAAGATAATAAACAGTTTATATTTATCCGTATTGGTCCTTCTTATATCGGCAGGTTGTTCCGATTTTGAAGAGATAAACGAACGACCGGACGAGTTTCCCTCAGAAGAAGTAAGCGCAAAATTCTTTCTCACCGGTCTCCAGATCGGGTTGTATGCTCCCGACCGTTTTCCGTATTGGCGTGCTCAACTGATTCATGCCGATCGTTTTGCAGGGCATTTTACTTTTGGTTTTAACGGTTGCTGGTGGAATGACGGGCTGGCCTATACTTATGATATAGGATATACCGATGCTGCCTATGACTGGATAGCAAATTACATCGTAAAACTAAGTGCCTTCATCAATTTTGTACAAGAGGGCGGCGAACTGGAAAATGATAAGTTTTATGCTATTGCCTTGATAATGAAGGGGCTTTATTATCAGATGTTTACAGATACATTCGGAATGGTGTCATATTCTGAGGCCTTAAATCCGGACATTATCACCCCCGGGTACGATAGTCAGGCCGACATCTATGAGGGGGTTATTGCAGAACTTGAAGAAGCCATGACCATTATAGGAGAGGCTTCCGCTACGGGAGAAGGAGTGGAGTTGCTCACAAATAACGACCTTTTCTTTAACGGGGATTTGCAAAAGTGGAAAAAACTGGCCAACAGTCTAAAATTGAGGATGGCTTTGAGGGCACAGGGGGCATCCGGGGCTTCCTTTGCGGAAACGGCAGTTGACGAAGCCATGCAGCAAGGACTTTTAATTGCCGAAGCAGATAATGTGCTCATGGAAAAGGATACCGAAATAGACCAGTTCCAGAATGCGGTATACGGTGATGTATGGCATAATTTCGGAGTAGGCTCCAACTGGACCGTAGGCAAAACCCTTATTGATTACCTGAGAAACAACAATGATCCCAGGCTGTTCAAATATGCCCGACCCATAGACGGCGGGGAAGTGGTTTTTGCCAAACCTGCCGGAGGACAGGGAGAAGCACTGTTTGACAAGCATGTCGATTTTATTGTGGAACAACTGGACAATGCGGGGGTGCCTTATAGCAGGACCGACGGGGCAGATGAGGTTACCGTTACAGTTGAAGAAGGAGAATATTATGTAGGACAGCCCACCAGGCTTAATGCCGACATATATACGCATGTGAAAGAGGCCCTTTTTTCCCGTCCGGCAGATATCATTATCAATCCGAAAAACCAGGGGCTTCCCATTTTTCCAGAGGTGGTCTTTACTGCTGCCGAAGGTAATTTTTTACAGGCAGAAGCCATTGTTAAGGGGTTAGCTGCCGGAGATGCCCAATCCTTGTACCAGGAAGGGATTCGCCAGGCTATGCTGATGTGGGGTGTGAGTGAAGGAGATATAGATACTTTCCTTGCCACAGAAGACATGGCGCTCCTAAATGGAACCCCGGAGGAAAACCTGGAAAAAATTGCCATTCAGCGATGGATCGCTGCTTATACCGATGGCTTTGAAGCCTGGGCCATAGTCCGGGACACCGGATATCCGTCCGAATTGTACCAGGGAGTGTCCGATTATGATATTTTTAGTGCGGGAACGCTTAATGGCGCCTATCCCCAGCGAATGAGGTACGGGACCAATGCCTATAATACGAACGGTGAGAATACCCGGGAAGCTAACCAGGTACAGGGGCCGGATGAACAGACAACAAAACTCTGGTGGGCCAGATAA